From Virgibacillus ihumii, the proteins below share one genomic window:
- a CDS encoding amidohydrolase, producing MSKEVLAQNLVKWRRDFHQYPETGFLEMRTASIVASILDDLGFELQMGKKVMSADHCMGKPNETETKKHLAWAKENGANADYLDYFSEGYTGIVAILDTHKSGPTIAYRVDMDALPIYESTSENHAPLKKGFRSINNNMHACGHDAHTSIGLGLASLLAAKKDELRGKFKLIFQPAEEGTRGAKSMVEAGVVSDVDYLIASHIGIGVPHNHVVASNNGFLSTSKLDVSFKGVASHAGGNPEEGKNALLAAANAAINLTAISRHSNGKTRINVGEMHAGSGRNIIPDNAALKVETRGETSEINEYVKKQAESIVAGAAAMYQLEYDIELVGEGKSCTCSTEVAAVLQECAQDAGLTGVLESNESAGSEDATFFIDAVQKRGGYGTYCIFGTELAAGHHNERFDINEDTLLQAAEILFDSAAKLSTIEK from the coding sequence ATGAGTAAAGAGGTTTTAGCACAAAACTTAGTGAAGTGGAGAAGGGATTTTCATCAATATCCGGAAACCGGCTTTTTGGAAATGCGAACAGCATCTATTGTGGCAAGTATTCTTGATGATCTAGGATTTGAATTGCAAATGGGTAAAAAAGTTATGTCGGCGGATCACTGTATGGGGAAACCAAATGAAACGGAGACAAAGAAACACCTTGCCTGGGCAAAAGAGAATGGTGCGAATGCTGACTATCTCGATTATTTTTCAGAGGGCTATACTGGAATCGTTGCAATTCTGGATACGCATAAGAGTGGTCCCACGATTGCTTACCGGGTTGATATGGATGCACTTCCTATCTATGAATCTACCAGTGAAAATCATGCACCTTTAAAAAAAGGCTTTCGTTCCATCAATAATAATATGCATGCTTGCGGTCATGATGCACACACATCGATTGGACTCGGGCTGGCCTCCTTACTTGCGGCAAAGAAAGATGAGTTACGCGGCAAATTCAAATTAATTTTTCAACCTGCAGAGGAAGGAACCCGCGGTGCTAAATCGATGGTGGAGGCAGGTGTAGTATCTGATGTTGATTATTTGATTGCTTCACACATCGGAATCGGTGTACCGCATAATCATGTTGTAGCTTCCAATAATGGGTTTTTATCCACTTCCAAATTGGATGTTTCATTTAAAGGTGTCGCTTCGCATGCAGGAGGAAATCCGGAAGAAGGAAAAAATGCATTATTGGCAGCAGCGAATGCTGCAATTAATCTGACTGCAATCTCCCGTCACTCTAATGGCAAAACAAGAATTAATGTTGGGGAGATGCATGCAGGTAGTGGTCGAAACATAATTCCGGATAATGCTGCGTTGAAAGTGGAAACGCGTGGAGAAACTTCCGAAATTAATGAGTACGTAAAAAAACAGGCTGAGTCCATTGTGGCTGGTGCAGCCGCTATGTATCAGCTGGAATATGACATTGAACTTGTTGGAGAAGGAAAAAGTTGTACCTGTTCCACAGAGGTTGCTGCAGTTCTTCAAGAATGTGCGCAGGATGCTGGTCTTACCGGTGTTCTTGAAAGTAATGAAAGTGCTGGGTCAGAGGACGCTACATTCTTTATTGATGCTGTTCAAAAGAGGGGCGGTTATGGAACCTACTGTATATTTGGAACAGAATTAGCCGCAGGACATCACAATGAAAGGTTTGATATAAATGAAGATACACTTTTACAGGCAGCAGAGATTTTATTTGATTCAGCGGCCAAGTTGAGTACGATAGAAAAATAA